The Silene latifolia isolate original U9 population chromosome Y, ASM4854445v1, whole genome shotgun sequence sequence tgttagcaatggtgtcaaacatcacaatacaagtgaacatgatgattaagcaagataacaaataagagattaacaagtaaataaagagggattaagagtgttaccaacttggagagtaaagatgaacataaataaaaaagaatccttgaataaagatgaatACTTGTCACTTAAtattcaaatacatacccaagagatccaaatgtaaacaacttgaattgaacaaaggaaatggaagaacaatagaagaaaccctttgattaatggtggagagttgtcaattccccaatacaaacccaagaattcttcaattaCAAAGCTAAATCTATGACTGTTTGAGAAATAgttgaggaaagattaaattgCATTTTGTGaaatgattaaagactaatctattctaatctacacctaatctaatctaagaaagcttaatCTTCGctaaatacaagaggggtatatattaaattgcataaataaaaaAGACCCATTAAAAGAAGATTAAATTGCATTttgtacaaggattaggttaactaagggcttaaatgacgattagacccCTTAAAAGAagattagagccttgcaagtctcAGGAGGAGCCCCACGATTCCCCATTACGAAGAAACCTTCCTGCCTAATAATCCTGGCGACCTGGAGTGAGGTCGGGCGTCCTGGATCTTAGGTCGGGCAACCTCATGCTCAGGTCGGGCGGCCCGATGCTCAACtcgtctatttgagctcggattgtaaaacggacgttatttcctcatcagGACTcgtattggagtgattcaaaagcctagaccacttttttttttgacgccgtttcatctagcatattttcagagccaaacaagcaACTATTGGTTTCGTTCCAAGccatttcttcttgtaatggctcTCTTCCAATCCTTGGGGATCCTTCATGGGTTGTGGAGATCCTTAGTCATTGCCcaattacttgttttattgacctaggcctttagtattggtcgcCTCTTTGGTTCTTGGTCGTTATATACTATCAATTTAGATCCGCTTCACTCCATCTAGTCAAGTTAGcgctcttctcctacaaaggacaccaaacctcgtagaatatgcatagaaggaagctaaagacaagaaatgacCCTATTTCAtattaaaaagcataggaactaggctagttatgggactaaatgtgcgtaaataggagtcacatcaaatatcccaaaccgaatctttgctcgtcccgattaaagaggtgactagaactatacctttatttaaactaataatactaatatagtcgatgtgagacaattagcgggtctcactccgccccttcaactcacaacaagacatccatgaggtaagatgccttcttgtaaggcaaggtggggcttgacaAAGTttcgatacatccaagcattaagcacacaaaacaagtaatggatgcatctaccaaacaatagccactttcctcatctaagtggcggacataatttaaaggggaagcaatataagggtacacattccattgtagATTTCATTTCTCCAAGATaataagtctaaaaggataccaacaaatcacctccaagttgtgttaaactagggtacttttatcctcaatcgctaaatgcttttgtcaagagtaagctccctatggttttagaaacactgtaggatcgcggaattccccctcttgcctagacaagaagaagggtcgtcccctttccaccatgcaacaaaataagatcaatggataaaagggatctaGATGGTTTTAAGTTTCatgatggtagtttgctttttgatttgttttccccccaatttcttgtggctttTGACATTGAAAaatatttcttgccattttttatgtttggcattttgatacttggcaatttttcaatttttacaattttgaacatttttcaaagtaaccccatttgtagcaagggtacttctattaaagcataggagtctatttttgcttctcttttcattgatgcaatttgcaaacatttgacaTTGATAGCATGAActcaatttgacatttttgagcccattcccttttgttgacaaaatattgaTGATAGgggtgaaagaacggttgcatggtttcaaaagtcaccttggaataaacggtagccaaggagttattacaccacaaggtactcttgactaggccttagtccatgggtcaaaagatactattatgatacatcctagggtgtcttgagggtattctagcaaacaaagtctcaaggagaaaaattatctacaagggccttatatacacttctcaagcttcccaaataggcattttcacaaaaaatttataaccatgcaaactacatgccatgatgcaactaacatatatacaactctaattcatatgcttctatcaactaaaatgccatataTTATATATACAAACTCTTAGCAACACATTCGTTCATACCGCAACAATAAAAAAAAGCCTcattgtcattaacatacaaaaaggaggaaggagatttggaaagatcataccatgcggtcttgtatttccttcatgcctcgaatttggcgtagtcgacccaatgtggtaagagtgacaaacaaacaaacaaacaaatatatacaatatatataattctacactacaaaggaaagaacatgcttttggaaatttcaaatttttaaattatATGGGTcttgtttttatgaaatttttcaatttttatgtattttggaatataaattctcatcccccactttattttggacattgtcctcaatgtacatgtaggagtaggaatgaaaaagaaaaacatgtttttggatttttaaagctttatggaaattgaattacaaatgcaatgatatgatatgaatgcatgcatGCTCTAGCTAAaagcaattctatatgacatataaaacaaatgaatgcaatctaaactacactagatgatgcatgttcttTATTAagttatggtcacctatgatcaaacctccctaaaccgatttaagcactatttctagtgtagaaaggaataggtttggtcattagtaactatgcatgaatgcaagtttaactatatgcaactaactacatgcaaTATGTGAGAtaaattacaatgcaaactatactatatgaactaactaatgtgaatgcaatatgaaatatatcaCAAATGCAAGTCTATTCTATATGATTAACTATAATGTGTGTTACTTCATgttttaacctccccaaaccgattttaaacactattgctaatgtcggAAGAAAGGGTTTAACCATGAGGGTACTACACAAATGTAACTATACATGAGCgatagggaaagaaagggttcttacaatcattttAGGGGGTGAAGATGGTAGATGGGATGTATACAAAGCAATGTCACGAGCCAAACGAGAGAAAAAGTGAGATTTTAGCATCAATCCACTCGAGTTGAGGCTCGGGACGCCCGGTTTCACAGGAATCTGCCCGGATTCTAATGCAGGGgacttttctttctttccttaggTCTCAACTCGCACGAGTTGAGGTCGGCCCCCACGGATTTCAAGCAAATTTTGACCCAACACCTTTTCAATGATATGAAAGATGTGCACAAgcccaaaatctccattttcttcatttctttacatttgctaccttctcattttcatcaatttccttcaaaaagctcaattaaaatatgagatccctcatttcatctctcatgcaatttattaagtGAATGCAAATCTACACTAAATGTTTATAGAGaagttaatggttattgaggaactccatcaaaccaaaggtTATCAATAAATAATTAcatagaaaattatcactagcactcaaagtatgtagaagtcggtcaaattcttgggagtgagatatGAATAGGCATgaataacaacacaagattattaaattgaataatgcctatttggggttcccaaatgttctcatattcctcatcccaacagggaccattatcaaaggggttgtcataacaaggctcaccaagttcaacacaattctCTCCCTCTAATATGCCATCCTCAAAGGGTGATTTTCACTCAAGCTGacatccatctcactctcactttgcccattatcatcaaattccatgAAAGTTGGTTTCATTggtacacaagaagagtaggatgacggtatCCAAGCATTGGTCTCACAATAAAAAAAATGtattcctcatcatcatcactctcttcatcaatcactccatcttcccaaggaggggcaaatttgtgaacatagtgggtaggctcaaggttataggaaggtggctcattctcacaaatctcattttcatcgtagttttccttaatgaatttttgaaatgtggttatCACTCCtatcataccttccttggcactttcaaagatgtcatgtacaatttgcttaagacaTTGGGTGGttatgaactcaacaaattcctaaaattcctcacaacttatctcacatatcctaccaccacttaAGTGAAATGCTAAGTtgtgggtttcaaggttcatgccattataaacaataCAACATgtttcataatttgaaagagtaaaaccatgatgccaagcataagTCATATAATCAtcaaatcttgcaatatatttatcaaatgactcattatcaaattgccaaaaagtgaatgtagaaaTGTTAAGcatatgaaatagaacaagtacaataaaactcaagaagaagaagcacaactaaaactagtcAAAAGAACGATTCAATTACACAACACCGttcccggcaacggtgccattttgatgAGCGTGTCATTTTACGCTCTCAAatacatttatacccaactactggCATAGCAAGGAAGTCGGGGTCGAACCGAAAGGAAATGGGGTACTCAatttgttcaatctaattatggttgtacgtagggttgtcacaattaaaaTGGGTTGAAGATTCTAAACTAAAGAAAGCAATAGAAGGTAAtgcaagcaacaaaaggaaggatgtaaacaaatgattaaaagcactaggatgtcatggattcatagggtattcatggtggtgatcatacaaacatgtttatatAGTTgtaagcaaattattgttgtagtggaatcgagttagtttatgtcttacaatccctaggaagatttgggtcccggagccgagtaaatcaagactgtacaacacctacaattcgacttactttcttcctactcacttctatgcatggtctaacaagactcgagttagtttatatcttacaagacctgatgaatagataagagatgtgcaaattgcaaggtttcatagtctagcattttatcaagcataacatgtgtaTAAGTTGACACTACAATAAGTAAGCAATCTTATGATAACAtgttagattaagtatgaatctgcCCCCATGTTAtagctcccctaatcccccactaatcctagctaagagactactcactactcatcatgttattatgctagcaatggtgtcaaacatcacaacacaagtgaacatgatgattaagcaagataacaaacaagagattaacaagtaaataaagagggattaagagtgtTACCAACTTTGAGAGTAAACATGAACATAAATAAAaaagaatccttgaataaagatgaagacttgtcacttaatcttcaaatacatacccaagatatacaaatgtaaacaacttgaattgaacaaaggaaatggaagaacaatagaagaaaccctttaATTAAcggtggagagttgtcaattccccaatacaaacccaagaattcttcaagtacaaagctaaatctatgattgtttgagaaatagttgaggaaagattaaattgcaatttgtggaatgattaaaggctaatttattctaatctactcctaatctaatctaagaaagcttaatctcctctaaatacaggaggggtatatatagtagtacaaggattatgttaactaagggcttaaatgactattagaCCCCCTTAAAAGAagattagagccttgcaagtctcAGGAGGAGCCCCACGACTCCCCATTACGAAAAAACCTTTATGCCTAACAATCCTGGCGACATGGAGTGAGGTCGAGCATCCTGGGTCTTAGGTCGGGCGACCTCATGCTCAGGTCGGGCGTCCCAATGCTCAGCtcgtctatttgagctcggattgtaaaacggacattatttcctcatccggactcctattggagtgattcaaaagcctagaccacttgatttttcgacgccgtttcatctagcatattttcagagctaAAAAAGCAACTCTTGTTTTGTTTCCGAGCAAGttcttcttgtaatggctcccTTCCAATCCTTGGGGATCCTTCATGGGTTGTGGGGATCCTTAGTCGTTGCCcaattacttgttttattgacttaggcctttagtattggtctcctcttttgTGCTTGGTTGTTATatgctatcaatttagctccgcttcactccatctagtcaagttagtgcacttctcctacaaaggacaacaaacctcatagaatatgcattgaaggaggctaaagacaagaaacgaccctaatacagaCTAAAAAGCATACGAACTAGGctagttaagggactaaatgtgcgtaaataggagtcacatcagtAATACGGGGTTGCTCCCGTTGGTTTTCTAATAGAATTTCTATACCCCCAATAATGCAAAGGGTATCTTCTCTAGCCACCCTCTATAGTTGTCAGACATCTTCCTCAAAGTGGCTGTAACTGTTTTATTAGCAGCCTCAACCGCACCATTCGTGTGTGGTCGGTATGGTGATGACTTgtgatgtttgattttatacttttcaagtataaccTCGATCTCATCTTGGAAATGAGTTCCATGATCACTGATGAATGATCACGCAGTACTCCGTACTAGCAAATGATGTCATTTTGAATGAACTATGCTACTTTCTTTGCTTTTAGCACTTTGTAAGACTTAGCCTCTACGCACTTCGTGAAGTAGTCAATagcaacaaggataaaacaatgcCCTCCAGTTCCTGATGGGTTTACTTTTCCAATGATGTCCATTCCCAAGGTTGAAaatggccagggtgacgtcatggtgcaTAGCATAGAAGGTGCTACATGCTGTACATTTGTGAATAATTGACAATTGTGACAGTGCCTGACATATTTGCAACAATCTGTttccatcgttgtccaataataACCAAGCCTTATGATTTTACGGACtaacatatgggcattcatgtgtggcccACATtcaccgtcatggacttcttccataaccctTTTAGCCGTCGGTTTATCGATGCATTGCAACAAAAAACCTTGAGtcgtcttcttgtacaattgcccGTCATCGGTCTTAATGAATTGGACGGATAACATTCTTAGAAAGCACTTTCCGCGCGTGTCCAGGTCGGGAAGATACTCTCCTGTTTCCTTGAATTTCAAAATGGCTGTGTACCAGGGTTCGGTTTCACCTTTCTCGGCATCATCGATTGTATTCACATAGGTAGGTTATGATTTTTGTTCGATATATATTGGCATGCTGTCTACGTGGTCGGGAATTTTGGTCAAGGAAGCTAACTTGGACAATGCAtctgcaaattggttttcctCTCTCGGGAGGTGAACATATCGAATATCTTCGAAGTTCTTTTCCAATTCTTCGATTCTGGTTTGATATGGGGCCAAAATTTGACTTTTAATTTTCCATGACCCACTCACTTGATTGATCACAAGGGACGAGTCTCCATGTACTAGCAAATTCTTCACACTCAAATCTAGAGCATTGCGTAAACCAAGcaaacatgcttcatattcagcgacgTTATTTGTGATATTGAAGTCCAGTTTGATGGACACGGGCACGTGTTCACCTGTTGGCGAGATAAGAAGTATACCCACTCCATATCCCATatagtttgatgctccatcgaagtaaaAATCCCATATGTCATTATCGACGTGTACCACGTTTTCGTCGGGAAATGATCAAGTGTCGATGACTTCTTTTTATTCGATTGGATTGTCGGCGAGGAAATCGGCGACCGCCCTTCCTTTGatcactttcaaaggtacatatttaaGATCGAATTCTGAGAACATGAGGGTCCATCTTGACATTTTTCCATTTAGCACTAATTTTTCAAATAAGTATTTGATCGGATCCATTTTTTAGTAGACACTCAcagtgtagctgagcatgtaatgtcttaatttcttcgttgcccagactagggccaaacatgtcttttcaaGATTTGTGTACTTTAATTCATAGTCTAAGAACTTTTACTGATGTAGTAAATAAATCTTTCTTCTTGGTGAACtgtttgggctaacatagcccccaTTGCTGTATCCGTAACAGTTAGATATAGCGATAATGGTAGCCCGGCCACCGGTGGGCTCAGAACTGGTGGAGAAGACATCACTTCTTTTACTTTATCGAATGCGGCCTGAGACTGGTCGTCCCACATAACATGTTCTCCGACCTTCAGTTTCTTAAAGatcggctcacaaatcattgtcaACTTCGCAATGAAACAACTTATGTATTGAACTCTTCCTAGGAAACCTGGAATTTCTTTCTCGGTCTCGGGATGGGGCATTTCCATAATGGCTTTAATCTTTGATGGGTCTagttcgatgccacggtggctaatgatatgacccaacagtttgccagAGGTGACACCGAAAGCACACTTTTGTggattcagtctcatgttgtactttcgcaatcTTTGAAAGAATTTTCCTAGCGCTCTGAGATGTCCACTACGTTCCTTTGACTTGactatcatgtcatcgacataaaattcaacttctttgtgcatcatgtcatgtaacaaCGTCGTTGCTATTCTCTGGTACGTTGCCCCGACATTTATCAAAccgaaaggcattactgtgtaacaataggttcccAATTACGATGTGAATGTTGTCTTActcatgtcttcctcggccatcttaatctgattgtaaccggcatatccatccatgaaagatAGTAATGCATGAGTTGCGGTATTGTTAACCAAgatatcgatgtgaggtaatggaaaGTGCCCCTTCGGACTAGCTTTGTTCAGATCTTGAAAGTCCACGCACACGCAAACCTTACCATCCTTTTTTGGCACTGGCACTACATTGGCGACCCAATCTGAATATtccgacactttgatgaacccggctttgagctGTTTCTCAAATTCTTCCTTAACTTTTAAAGACCATTCTGAGCGCATTCTTCATAGCTTCTGCTTTACTGGTTTGAACCCTTGTTTGATCGGAATTCTGTGCTCTATAATTTCCCTATCAATTCTCGGCATGTCATTGTAACACCATGCAAAAAAATCTTTGAACTCAACCAGCAAGTCAATGAACCCTTGTCTTCCTACGGGATCTAGGGTAGTTCCTAtcttaagctcctgtggttctaaggtggTTCCCACATTGATAGTTTAGGTATCTTCGATCACCGAGTTTCTTTGGTCATACTCTTCTAACCCTTTAACCAATTGTGGTGGTGGTTCCACctcctcttcatcttcttcaacaTATTCGCCTTCGGCCTCATTCTCAATGTCATTACTAaaacaattattttcaaaaattgaattgccatgtaaataaaacaagtcataagcaaactggttcatcttattattattaatttgaaaTTGTGCGAAATGCGCTATCATTTGAGCTAACTGATCATAGGTCAGTGGCGAGACAACAGAGGTACTCGGGACAGGCTCCGGGATACCATAATTAGAAAGGGGTGCATTAAAAGAAAAGACTTGGGAGGGGGTGGCTTCGACAACTGACTTGTTAGACTCAAACTTAGGACTCTTaccagactcagactcagactcagacggttactcggaaccgtcatccagcttaaacatttctccttctcccgtagtcaaCTTGAAGAGGAGTCCTCTATTATCGGTCCATTTAACAGTTTTCCGCCATCCAGAGATAGTTCTTTTAGGATCAACAtcagtgatgagggtagatggatcgAACCTGTCACTTCGAAGGATCATGCTAACCAAGTCTTTGCTCGGTGttatcttctttctttcttctccaAAAAAAGAGACCTAATGCCTTCCCATCTTTAATAGGGGTCGAATCGTTCTTTTCTGGTATTATGGCTAGCATGTCTTCGGGAATGTAGTAACAGTCTTGGAATATTTCAATTCCAGGAACTATCCTTTTATTCTTCCAGTCGTAAATGGGTTCGAGGAAGtccatgttggaatatgtgtcctcaacaatagtgtgatcacatgatttaatatcacaattaaatctcatattaagaatacgtaaggggtgattcattatataatcaactgatcatcattaatcggtaatgattggctgactagagtttgacattactgtcgtatgacggtggtggtcagttgatcccttaaggtcacatctaaaggacaactcccttaatagataaattgattaattgtatgacgatacaaggtgatcaattccttaaaattaaacaattcatttgtgagagagaatattgatatcttattgtaatgtgattaaataagattcattttagtaattgaaatactttattactaaaattttttattgtttgagaaacaatagatataagaatgaatggtagattataattacaagatattgtgaattataattaaatgacccattttatttatgtgatcaagtatcactagtcaatttgttttatgtaatttaattaattataaaatgatatttatgtgataaatatgcatcaaattaattaaacatgtaacatactatatgtgacatattgtgtgacaaatgacaaattgacaaaataaaatggtagtctattttatgtaggttggaccgaaatggagggagtattagtgggttgtggttattttattttatgtgataaaaaataaataattgtgCCTATACCTACTAGCTTACACTCC is a genomic window containing:
- the LOC141631949 gene encoding putative mitochondrial protein AtMg00860, whose protein sequence is MRSEWSLKVKEEFEKQLKAGFIKVSEYSDWVANVVPVPKKDVKSKERSGHLRALGKFFQRLRKYNMRLNPQKCAFGVTSGKLLGHIISHRGIELDPSKIKAIMEMPHPETEKEIPGFLGRVQYISCFIAKLTMICEPIFKKLKVGEHVMWDDQSQAAFDKVKEVMSSPPVLSPPVAGLPLSLYLTVTDTAMGAMLAQTVHQEERFIYYISKSS